In Neoarius graeffei isolate fNeoGra1 chromosome 15, fNeoGra1.pri, whole genome shotgun sequence, a single genomic region encodes these proteins:
- the mrvi1 gene encoding inositol 1,4,5-triphosphate receptor associated 1 isoform X2 codes for MPTLPEEEEDSPEELDSLSSSPSSVLPAESKVVNITISPPAIVLPRQVNKQEPAPLEKARRHSPRPRLSRNASSSGPITTVDNDGHVIDLVKDELPEMQLSEEDRQKNLELLEEAKKVSDRFLTRRGRRSTCSTSESPTGLSPNPTPGSSPVPSRSSSISAPPQMVPSSTEVPANPPSSPSTSQRLEVPAVRDHGEANKPEQETLKKLVEWKPPEKRKVSSGTLTPRLAASAPAKNPTTSPKDGAQLCVSVDRGKKPTPVPMVQKPDSQTPATGVAKPVPRPAMQQAPCTAEIKTIGAFPPLMRAVSWDTVGSLNMRNGGPKEDDGASHSDNLKPPVNAQKLSKLREEHKLLRNQSISGSKLPDLSETAEHDRAESTADEESKEKADAMPNISDIMLRKLKLHRGLPGCAPPLTEKEVENAFVQLSLAFRNDNYTLDTRLKQAERERNLTEENTEKELEEFKNSLKSTVSVWQNAEQREFYQRLIETVAVLHRLANRLSSRAEMVGAVRQEKRMNKATEVMLQYVENLKRTYEKDHAELMEFKKLANQNSNRCYGGSMETGDDGVPRAARSMSLTMGKALPRRRVSVAVVPKFNLLNIPGQAPTTGGPAPGSGVSLGTGASPSSGPGALPVLCEANGMKSGDSTSDPAQQAAGENGKVLLEQEGETATPAKASCSPEEIRAEIKAKIEEEAYNKGYQEGLKRLKELQEVKEEEEKAEEKEPEERTKEELEEEKKPSRFDRILEVLERMCPKIFRRNWMLWIALTLFLVAFFVVNLLNFFSNLYADHTDATAEKSSNVPDKKKLLGLHVGSKSPSPE; via the exons ATGCCCACCTTGCCTGAAGAGGAAGAAGATTCTCCTGAGGAACTCGACAGCTTGTCCAGCTCCCCATCTTCT GTTCTTCCAGCTGAATCCAAGGTAGTGAATATAACCATATCACCTCCTGCTATCGTCCTGCCAAGACAAGTAAACAAGCAGGAACCAGCGCCGCTGGAGAAAGCCAG aaGGCACAGTCCGAGACCCCGGCTCTCGAGGAACGCCAGCTCCTCTGGGCCAATCACTACTGTAG ATAATGATGGTCACGTGATAGACCTGGTGAAAGATGAGCTTCCAGAGATGCAGCTGTCTGAGGAGGACCGGCAGAAGAACCTGGAGCTGctggaagaggcgaagaaagtgaGTGATCGCTTCCTGACCCGTAGGGGACGTCGGTCTACGTGTAGCACCTCAGAGTCGCCTACAG GTCTCTCGCCAAACCCAACCCCAGGCTCCTCTCCCGTACCCTCCAGGAGCAGCTCCATCTCGGCACCACCGCAAATGG taccttCATCTACAGAAGTCCCAGCAAATCCACCTTCAAGCCCGTCCACAAGTCAG AGGTTGGAGGTGCCTGCAGTGCGTGATCATGGAGAAGCAAATAAACCTGAGCAGGAG ACTCTAAAGAAACTTGTAGAATGGAAACCACCTGAGAAGCGCAAGGTTTCCTCTGGCACGCTGACCCCTCGACTTGCTGCCTCTGCACCTGCTAAGAACCCCACCACATCGCCAAAAGATGGCGCTCAACTGTGTGTCTCTGTGGACAGGGGGAAAAAGCCAACTCCGGTTCCAATGGTCCAGAAACCAGACAGCCAGACTCCGGCAACTGGAGTGGCCAAGCCAGTACCACGGCCAGCCATGCAGCAAGCTCCGTGCACAGCTGAGATCAAGACCATCGGGGCCTTCCCACCTCTCATGAGGGCTGTTTCCTGGGATACGGTGGGCTCTCTGAATATGAGGAATGGAGGACCCAAAGAAGACGATGGCGCCTCTCACTCCGACAACCTGAAGCCTCCAGTGAATGCCCAGAAACTGTCCAAACTGCGGGAG GAACATAAGCTGTTAAGGAACCAGAGCATCTCCGGGTCAAAGCTCCCGGACCTGAGCGAGACTGCAGAACATGACCGAG CCGAGTCTACAGCAGATGAGGAGTCTAAAGAGAAAGCGGACGCCATGCCCAACATATCAGACATCATGCTGCGCAAACTCAAACTACATCGAGGCTTACCAGGCTG TGCCCCGCCTCTTACTGAGAAAGAAGTCGAG AATGCCTTTGTGCAGCTGTCTCTAGCATTCCGCAATGACAACTACACGCTGGACACGAGACTGAAGCAGgcagagagggagcgcaacctcaCAGAAGAGAACACAGAGAAGGAACTGGAAGAGTTTAAAAACTCGCTGAAG aGCACAGTGTCTGTATGGCAGAACGCAGAACAGAGGGAGTTCTACCAGCGCCTCATCGAGACCGTAGCCGTGCTGCACCGCCTTGCCAACCGTCTGTCCAGCCGGGCAGAGATGGTGGGCGCAGTGCGACAG GAGAAACGAATGAACAAGGCCACTGAGGTGATGTTGCAGTATGTCGAGAACCTAAAGAGAACCTATGAGAAGGACCATGCAGAGCTGATGGAGTTTAAGAAGCTAGCCAACCAGAACTCGAATCGTTGTTACGGAGGCTCGATGGAAACTGGAG ATGACGGAGTTCCACGTGCAGCAAGATCCATGTCTTTGACAATGGGAAAg GCTTTACCCAGAAGAAGAGTCAGCGTAGCTGTGGTTCCCAAATTTAATCTCCTGAACATTCCCGGTCAGGCTCCAACCACAGGGGGCCCAGCTCCAGGTTCTGGAGTTAGCCTTGGCACTGGTGCTAGCCCCAGCTCTGGTCCTGGCGCGCTTCCTGTACTG TGCGAGGCAAATGGTATGAAGAGCGGCGACTCCACTTCCGATCCAGCGCAGCAAGCAGCAGGAGAAAA TGGAAAAGTTCTGCTGGAGCAGGAAGGTGAGACAGCTACCCCAGCCAAAGCTTCCTGTAGTCCAGAAGAGATCAGAGCTGAGATCAAGGCCAAGATCGAGGAGGAAGCCTACAATAAAGG GTATCAGGAAGGACTGAAAAGACTTAAAGAGCTCCAGGAAGtgaaggaggaggaagagaaggcAGAAGAAAAAGAGCCAGAAGAGAGAACTAAAGAAGAgctggaagaagaaaaaaagccaAGCAG GTTTGATCGAATTCTGGAAGTCCTTGAACGAATGTGTCCAAAGATCTTCAGGAGGAACTGGATGCTATGGATTGCTCTTACATTGTTCTTAGTAGCATTCTTTGTAGTCAACCTCTTGAACTTCTTCAGCAACCTCTACGCCGATCACACAGACGCAACGGCAGAAAAGTCGTCCAACGTCCCGGACAAGAAGAAGCTTTTAGGACTGCACGTGGGATCGAAGAGTCCGAGTCCAGAGTAA
- the mrvi1 gene encoding inositol 1,4,5-triphosphate receptor associated 1 isoform X1 — MPTLPEEEEDSPEELDSLSSSPSSVLPAESKVVNITISPPAIVLPRQVNKQEPAPLEKARRHSPRPRLSRNASSSGPITTVDNDGHVIDLVKDELPEMQLSEEDRQKNLELLEEAKKVSDRFLTRRGRRSTCSTSESPTGLSPNPTPGSSPVPSRSSSISAPPQMVPSSTEVPANPPSSPSTSQRLEVPAVRDHGEANKPEQETLKKLVEWKPPEKRKVSSGTLTPRLAASAPAKNPTTSPKDGAQLCVSVDRGKKPTPVPMVQKPDSQTPATGVAKPVPRPAMQQAPCTAEIKTIGAFPPLMRAVSWDTVGSLNMRNGGPKEDDGASHSDNLKPPVNAQKLSKLREEHKLLRNQSISGSKLPDLSETAEHDRDPSSSTAESTADEESKEKADAMPNISDIMLRKLKLHRGLPGCAPPLTEKEVENAFVQLSLAFRNDNYTLDTRLKQAERERNLTEENTEKELEEFKNSLKSTVSVWQNAEQREFYQRLIETVAVLHRLANRLSSRAEMVGAVRQEKRMNKATEVMLQYVENLKRTYEKDHAELMEFKKLANQNSNRCYGGSMETGDDGVPRAARSMSLTMGKALPRRRVSVAVVPKFNLLNIPGQAPTTGGPAPGSGVSLGTGASPSSGPGALPVLCEANGMKSGDSTSDPAQQAAGENGKVLLEQEGETATPAKASCSPEEIRAEIKAKIEEEAYNKGYQEGLKRLKELQEVKEEEEKAEEKEPEERTKEELEEEKKPSRFDRILEVLERMCPKIFRRNWMLWIALTLFLVAFFVVNLLNFFSNLYADHTDATAEKSSNVPDKKKLLGLHVGSKSPSPE, encoded by the exons ATGCCCACCTTGCCTGAAGAGGAAGAAGATTCTCCTGAGGAACTCGACAGCTTGTCCAGCTCCCCATCTTCT GTTCTTCCAGCTGAATCCAAGGTAGTGAATATAACCATATCACCTCCTGCTATCGTCCTGCCAAGACAAGTAAACAAGCAGGAACCAGCGCCGCTGGAGAAAGCCAG aaGGCACAGTCCGAGACCCCGGCTCTCGAGGAACGCCAGCTCCTCTGGGCCAATCACTACTGTAG ATAATGATGGTCACGTGATAGACCTGGTGAAAGATGAGCTTCCAGAGATGCAGCTGTCTGAGGAGGACCGGCAGAAGAACCTGGAGCTGctggaagaggcgaagaaagtgaGTGATCGCTTCCTGACCCGTAGGGGACGTCGGTCTACGTGTAGCACCTCAGAGTCGCCTACAG GTCTCTCGCCAAACCCAACCCCAGGCTCCTCTCCCGTACCCTCCAGGAGCAGCTCCATCTCGGCACCACCGCAAATGG taccttCATCTACAGAAGTCCCAGCAAATCCACCTTCAAGCCCGTCCACAAGTCAG AGGTTGGAGGTGCCTGCAGTGCGTGATCATGGAGAAGCAAATAAACCTGAGCAGGAG ACTCTAAAGAAACTTGTAGAATGGAAACCACCTGAGAAGCGCAAGGTTTCCTCTGGCACGCTGACCCCTCGACTTGCTGCCTCTGCACCTGCTAAGAACCCCACCACATCGCCAAAAGATGGCGCTCAACTGTGTGTCTCTGTGGACAGGGGGAAAAAGCCAACTCCGGTTCCAATGGTCCAGAAACCAGACAGCCAGACTCCGGCAACTGGAGTGGCCAAGCCAGTACCACGGCCAGCCATGCAGCAAGCTCCGTGCACAGCTGAGATCAAGACCATCGGGGCCTTCCCACCTCTCATGAGGGCTGTTTCCTGGGATACGGTGGGCTCTCTGAATATGAGGAATGGAGGACCCAAAGAAGACGATGGCGCCTCTCACTCCGACAACCTGAAGCCTCCAGTGAATGCCCAGAAACTGTCCAAACTGCGGGAG GAACATAAGCTGTTAAGGAACCAGAGCATCTCCGGGTCAAAGCTCCCGGACCTGAGCGAGACTGCAGAACATGACCGAG ATCCTTCGTCTTCTACAGCCGAGTCTACAGCAGATGAGGAGTCTAAAGAGAAAGCGGACGCCATGCCCAACATATCAGACATCATGCTGCGCAAACTCAAACTACATCGAGGCTTACCAGGCTG TGCCCCGCCTCTTACTGAGAAAGAAGTCGAG AATGCCTTTGTGCAGCTGTCTCTAGCATTCCGCAATGACAACTACACGCTGGACACGAGACTGAAGCAGgcagagagggagcgcaacctcaCAGAAGAGAACACAGAGAAGGAACTGGAAGAGTTTAAAAACTCGCTGAAG aGCACAGTGTCTGTATGGCAGAACGCAGAACAGAGGGAGTTCTACCAGCGCCTCATCGAGACCGTAGCCGTGCTGCACCGCCTTGCCAACCGTCTGTCCAGCCGGGCAGAGATGGTGGGCGCAGTGCGACAG GAGAAACGAATGAACAAGGCCACTGAGGTGATGTTGCAGTATGTCGAGAACCTAAAGAGAACCTATGAGAAGGACCATGCAGAGCTGATGGAGTTTAAGAAGCTAGCCAACCAGAACTCGAATCGTTGTTACGGAGGCTCGATGGAAACTGGAG ATGACGGAGTTCCACGTGCAGCAAGATCCATGTCTTTGACAATGGGAAAg GCTTTACCCAGAAGAAGAGTCAGCGTAGCTGTGGTTCCCAAATTTAATCTCCTGAACATTCCCGGTCAGGCTCCAACCACAGGGGGCCCAGCTCCAGGTTCTGGAGTTAGCCTTGGCACTGGTGCTAGCCCCAGCTCTGGTCCTGGCGCGCTTCCTGTACTG TGCGAGGCAAATGGTATGAAGAGCGGCGACTCCACTTCCGATCCAGCGCAGCAAGCAGCAGGAGAAAA TGGAAAAGTTCTGCTGGAGCAGGAAGGTGAGACAGCTACCCCAGCCAAAGCTTCCTGTAGTCCAGAAGAGATCAGAGCTGAGATCAAGGCCAAGATCGAGGAGGAAGCCTACAATAAAGG GTATCAGGAAGGACTGAAAAGACTTAAAGAGCTCCAGGAAGtgaaggaggaggaagagaaggcAGAAGAAAAAGAGCCAGAAGAGAGAACTAAAGAAGAgctggaagaagaaaaaaagccaAGCAG GTTTGATCGAATTCTGGAAGTCCTTGAACGAATGTGTCCAAAGATCTTCAGGAGGAACTGGATGCTATGGATTGCTCTTACATTGTTCTTAGTAGCATTCTTTGTAGTCAACCTCTTGAACTTCTTCAGCAACCTCTACGCCGATCACACAGACGCAACGGCAGAAAAGTCGTCCAACGTCCCGGACAAGAAGAAGCTTTTAGGACTGCACGTGGGATCGAAGAGTCCGAGTCCAGAGTAA